One Pelodiscus sinensis isolate JC-2024 unplaced genomic scaffold, ASM4963464v1 ctg34, whole genome shotgun sequence DNA segment encodes these proteins:
- the CACNG6 gene encoding voltage-dependent calcium channel gamma-6 subunit, giving the protein MMWPNFFLQQEEERMGSWRGRGPAKRRPALSDAQEGKIKLAFFVAIVGLTLTVLAVGTEFWVELNTYKQNHSALCEAAHYGLWKLCYKRLWVEDMEETRATCGPAELPGEANCSYFRFFSTGENAHIFQRTTKKELNITAAVVSTLSITLMVLGSLCITMALSKGVEFLLKPASCFFVVSGIMVLISLEVFRHSVRWLMGSDQSIPLEYEYSWSVACAVAAGIVQIFSGGCFLLLSLPALPKRPWQCCLRGTAASST; this is encoded by the exons ATGATGTGGCCCAATTTCTTCctccagcaggaggaggagcgcATGGGCagctggcggggccgggggccggccAAGCGGCGCCCGGCCCTCTCCGACGCCCAGGAGGGCAAGATCAAGCTGGCCTTCTTCGTGGCCATCGTGGGGCTGACGCTGACCGTGCTGGCCGTGGGCACCGAGTTCTGGGTGGAGCTCAACACCTACAAGCAGAACCACAGCGCCCTGTGCGAGGCCGCCCACTACGGCCTCTGGAAGCTCTGCTACAAGCGCCTCTGGGTGGAGGACATGGAGGAGACGCGGGCCACCTGCGGCCCGGCCGAGCTGCCTGGAG AAGCCAACTGCTCCTACTTCAGATTCTTCAGCACCGGGGAGAATGCCCACATATTCCAGAGAACGACAAAAAAAG AGCTGAACATCACGGCCGCCGTGGTCTCCACTCTGAGCATCACCCTGATGGTGCTGGGGTCCCTGTGCATCACCATGgcgctcagcaaaggggtggagtTCCTGCTCAAACCCGCCTCCTGCTTCTTCGTGGTCTCTG GGATCATGGTGCTGATCAGCCTGGAGGTTTTCCGCCACTCGGTGCGGTGGCTGATGGGCAGCGACCAGAGCATCCCGCTGGAGTACGAGTACTCGTGGTCCGTGGCCTGCGCCGTGGCCGCCGGCATCGTGCAGATCTTCAGCGGCGGCTgcttcctcctgctctccctcccggccctgcccaaGAGGCCCTGGCAGTGCTGTTTGCGGGGCACCGCTGCCAGCAGCACCTGA